Proteins encoded by one window of Blautia argi:
- a CDS encoding FAD-dependent oxidoreductase: MADSLFPNPHPEEPFREPIAKLAKMITDRAPVVLGLEKITKESPEYIGLSILCTDEMAELALKMGKRKPRTLEDMVKLTGKDKAYVEEMLQKLAVNGVIEYNWENPKHEKQYVLPMFVPGSAEFANMNEDILTEHPEMGRFFERMSRVPLEKITHMVPPGGAGIGMHVIPVEKAIQMENQSVSVEHISHWLDKYEGKYAASPCSCRRSRKTFDEGCADDPEGWCIAVGDMADYVVETNKGGRYITRDEVMEILKQAEENGFVHQITNIDGENKIFAICNCNVNVCYALRTSQLFNTPNMSRSAYVAHVKTENCVACGRCVEYCPAGAVKLGQKLCKKDGSQVEYPKQPLPSEVPWGPHMWTEDYRDKNRINCYDTGTAPCKTACPAHIAIQGYLKMAAQGRYTDALALIKKENPFPAVCGRICNRRCEDACTRGTIDEAVAIDEVKRFIAEQDLKAETRYIPKKVVPSLKGEFTEKIAIIGGGPAGLSCAFYLAEKGYKPTVFEKNQKAGGMLVYGIPSFKLEKDVVQAEIDVIKEMGVEIRTGVEVGKDITLDELRAQGYQAFYIAIGCQGGRLPGIPGQDADGVMTAVDFLRAVGEDHSYPISGKTVVVGGGNVAIDVARTSMRCGADSVSMYCLESRDMMPASEEEILEAEEENVSVHCGWGPKEILTENGRVKGIVFKKCVSVKDADGRFNPKYDEQETMTVECDHVFMSVGQSIVWGDLLKNEKVELGRGNGAVADTVTYQTAQPDIFVGGDVYTGPKFAIDAIAAGKEGAISIHRFVQPHSSLTIGRNRRQFVELNKQDILVEEYDNSSRQIPGYDKKIDRKTSFKEARQSFTEEQVKKETARCLGCGASVVDENKCIGCGICTTKCEFDAIHLYRENPECSTMRKSEDKLKYILPYGAKQAIKIKFSKKK, from the coding sequence ATGGCAGATTCCCTGTTTCCCAATCCACACCCGGAAGAACCTTTCCGTGAACCCATTGCAAAGCTGGCAAAGATGATTACAGACCGGGCGCCTGTTGTGCTGGGACTGGAAAAAATCACAAAGGAATCCCCGGAATATATCGGGCTTTCCATTCTTTGTACAGATGAAATGGCAGAGCTTGCACTGAAAATGGGCAAACGTAAACCAAGAACCCTGGAGGACATGGTAAAACTCACAGGGAAAGATAAAGCGTATGTGGAAGAAATGCTGCAAAAGCTGGCAGTGAACGGAGTTATTGAGTATAACTGGGAGAATCCAAAGCATGAAAAGCAGTATGTGCTTCCCATGTTTGTACCTGGCAGCGCAGAGTTTGCAAACATGAATGAGGATATTTTAACCGAGCACCCGGAAATGGGGCGTTTCTTTGAGCGTATGAGCCGTGTGCCGCTGGAAAAAATCACCCATATGGTACCGCCGGGAGGCGCCGGAATCGGTATGCATGTCATTCCTGTGGAAAAAGCCATTCAGATGGAAAATCAGTCGGTATCTGTGGAGCATATTTCCCACTGGCTGGACAAATATGAAGGCAAATATGCGGCAAGCCCCTGTTCCTGTCGCCGTTCCCGCAAAACCTTTGACGAGGGCTGCGCTGACGACCCGGAAGGCTGGTGTATTGCTGTTGGAGATATGGCAGACTATGTGGTGGAAACCAACAAAGGCGGACGTTACATTACCAGAGATGAGGTTATGGAAATCTTAAAGCAGGCAGAAGAAAACGGCTTTGTTCACCAGATTACCAACATTGACGGCGAAAATAAGATTTTTGCTATCTGCAACTGTAATGTAAACGTGTGTTATGCACTGCGTACTTCACAGCTTTTCAATACGCCCAATATGTCACGTTCTGCCTATGTGGCGCATGTGAAAACAGAAAACTGCGTGGCATGCGGACGCTGTGTGGAATACTGTCCTGCAGGGGCAGTAAAACTGGGACAAAAGCTGTGTAAAAAAGACGGAAGCCAGGTGGAATATCCAAAACAGCCTCTTCCGTCAGAAGTACCTTGGGGACCGCATATGTGGACAGAGGATTACCGGGATAAAAACCGTATCAACTGCTATGATACCGGAACTGCGCCGTGTAAGACTGCCTGTCCGGCACATATTGCTATTCAGGGATATCTGAAAATGGCTGCACAGGGCAGATATACCGATGCTCTGGCGCTGATTAAGAAGGAAAATCCATTCCCGGCTGTGTGCGGACGTATCTGTAACCGCAGGTGCGAGGACGCATGTACCAGAGGAACCATTGACGAGGCAGTTGCCATTGATGAAGTAAAGCGGTTTATCGCAGAACAGGATTTAAAAGCAGAAACAAGATATATACCAAAAAAGGTGGTGCCTTCCTTAAAAGGAGAATTTACAGAAAAAATCGCCATTATCGGAGGCGGTCCTGCCGGTTTGTCCTGTGCTTTTTACCTGGCAGAAAAGGGATATAAGCCTACTGTTTTTGAGAAAAATCAGAAGGCCGGCGGTATGCTGGTTTATGGTATTCCGTCCTTTAAGCTGGAAAAAGATGTGGTACAGGCAGAGATTGATGTTATTAAAGAAATGGGAGTGGAAATCCGAACTGGTGTAGAAGTGGGAAAAGATATTACCCTGGACGAACTGCGGGCGCAGGGCTATCAGGCGTTTTATATTGCTATTGGCTGCCAGGGGGGAAGACTGCCGGGAATACCGGGGCAGGACGCAGATGGTGTGATGACAGCCGTGGACTTCCTTCGTGCCGTGGGAGAAGATCACAGTTATCCGATTTCCGGAAAAACCGTAGTTGTCGGCGGTGGAAATGTGGCTATTGATGTAGCAAGAACCAGTATGCGCTGCGGCGCGGACAGTGTTTCCATGTACTGTCTGGAGAGTCGGGATATGATGCCTGCATCAGAAGAAGAAATTCTGGAGGCAGAGGAAGAAAACGTATCCGTTCACTGTGGTTGGGGTCCGAAAGAAATTCTTACGGAAAACGGCAGAGTGAAAGGCATTGTGTTTAAGAAATGCGTATCTGTAAAGGACGCGGACGGACGCTTTAATCCGAAATACGATGAGCAGGAAACCATGACCGTGGAATGTGACCATGTATTTATGAGTGTGGGTCAGAGTATTGTCTGGGGCGATTTGTTAAAGAACGAGAAGGTAGAACTTGGAAGAGGAAACGGTGCAGTGGCGGATACTGTGACCTATCAGACTGCACAGCCGGATATTTTCGTGGGCGGAGATGTGTATACAGGACCGAAATTTGCTATTGATGCCATTGCAGCAGGCAAAGAGGGTGCTATATCTATTCACCGTTTTGTACAGCCGCACAGCAGTCTGACCATTGGACGAAACCGCAGACAGTTTGTGGAATTAAACAAGCAGGATATTCTGGTAGAGGAATATGACAATTCCAGCCGCCAGATACCGGGATATGATAAGAAAATAGACCGGAAAACCTCTTTTAAAGAGGCAAGACAGAGTTTTACAGAAGAGCAGGTAAAAAAGGAAACTGCCAGATGTCTGGGCTGCGGCGCTTCTGTGGTAGACGAAAATAAATGTATCGGCTGCGGTATCTGCACCACAAAGTGCGAATTTGATGCCATTCACCTGTACCGGGAAAATCCAGAATGCAGCACCATGCGAAAGAGTGAGGATAAGCTGAAATACATTCTTCCATATGGGGCAAAACAGGCAATTAAGATTAAGTTCTCCAAAAAGAAATAG
- a CDS encoding FadR/GntR family transcriptional regulator, whose protein sequence is MEFEKISSPSLRELFVQQLEHMILSGKLPVGTKLPPERQLSQEMQVSRAVINGGISELEKKGFLIVKPRSGTYVADYRRNGTAETLLAIMNYNGGRLKQEEVRSILEVRIALDTLAATLCTSHITDKELDYLEALTERIKDAVSIDEAVNAAYEFQHEFALASGNTLIPLIFSSFKVAVTSLWERFCVLYGTDALYENTVSLLGFLKNRDTQGAIEWINKSVAQSIDGNRKIYYE, encoded by the coding sequence ATGGAATTTGAAAAAATCAGTTCTCCCTCTCTTCGGGAGCTTTTTGTTCAGCAGCTGGAACATATGATTCTCTCCGGAAAACTCCCGGTTGGTACAAAACTGCCGCCGGAAAGACAGCTTTCCCAGGAAATGCAGGTAAGCCGGGCAGTCATTAACGGAGGCATCTCGGAGTTGGAAAAAAAGGGGTTCCTGATTGTAAAACCCAGAAGCGGAACCTATGTGGCGGATTACCGGCGAAATGGCACTGCCGAAACACTTCTTGCCATTATGAATTACAACGGCGGAAGATTGAAACAGGAGGAAGTACGCTCCATCCTGGAGGTACGAATTGCCCTGGACACCCTTGCCGCCACACTCTGTACCAGCCATATCACAGATAAAGAACTGGATTATCTTGAGGCGCTTACCGAACGCATAAAAGACGCTGTTTCTATCGACGAGGCAGTAAACGCTGCCTATGAATTTCAGCACGAATTTGCCCTTGCCTCAGGCAATACCCTAATTCCCCTGATTTTCTCCTCCTTTAAGGTGGCAGTCACCTCCCTGTGGGAAAGATTCTGCGTCCTGTACGGCACAGACGCCCTTTACGAAAACACAGTTTCTCTCCTTGGTTTTCTGAAAAACAGAGATACTCAGGGAGCCATTGAATGGATAAACAAATCCGTTGCCCAGAGCATTGACGGAAACAGAAAAATCTATTATGAGTAA
- a CDS encoding DUF5692 family protein, with translation MLFQIYGENAGWQLFGWLMVFVCLIAVNEIARRSKVGGIFCFLILPAALTVYFIAIQVGAANGSEWALNNDTYVHMNGWFHYAKLYAATAGCIGFMMLKYHWGIGKKDWFKIFPFAIVAINILIAVGSDFESGVRGAMALAAQGDRWWLSSENVWLYGGWWNWVNGIAGILNIFCMTGWLGIYTSRKKHDMLWPDMTWCFIVAYDIWNFAYTYNNLPTHSWYCGVALLLAPTFAAMLWNKGGWIQNRANTLALWCMFAQVFPLFQEQGKFAVLPVLYKDGVMDAAVRPVSVNPTMQGVIALLALAANVLCLAAVIKRAKEQKKNPYTNEIFTDQRDFKLAMARAEKQ, from the coding sequence ATGTTATTTCAAATCTATGGAGAAAACGCAGGCTGGCAGCTTTTTGGCTGGCTTATGGTATTTGTATGTCTGATTGCAGTAAATGAAATTGCGCGCCGTTCCAAGGTGGGAGGAATTTTCTGTTTCTTGATTCTTCCGGCAGCGCTTACCGTATATTTTATCGCTATTCAGGTGGGCGCGGCAAACGGCTCTGAATGGGCGTTGAACAATGATACTTATGTACATATGAACGGCTGGTTCCATTACGCCAAACTTTATGCAGCAACCGCAGGTTGTATTGGTTTCATGATGTTAAAGTATCACTGGGGAATCGGAAAGAAAGACTGGTTCAAGATTTTTCCATTTGCCATTGTAGCCATTAACATTCTCATTGCTGTGGGAAGCGATTTTGAATCCGGCGTCCGCGGCGCTATGGCGTTGGCAGCACAGGGCGACCGCTGGTGGCTGTCTTCTGAAAACGTATGGCTTTACGGCGGCTGGTGGAACTGGGTCAATGGAATTGCGGGAATCTTAAATATCTTCTGTATGACCGGCTGGCTTGGTATTTATACCTCCAGGAAAAAACACGACATGCTGTGGCCGGATATGACCTGGTGTTTTATTGTTGCTTATGATATCTGGAACTTTGCCTATACCTACAACAATCTGCCTACACATTCCTGGTACTGCGGCGTTGCGCTTCTTCTGGCTCCAACCTTTGCAGCTATGCTGTGGAATAAAGGCGGCTGGATTCAGAATCGCGCCAATACACTGGCGTTGTGGTGCATGTTTGCCCAGGTATTCCCGCTGTTTCAGGAACAGGGGAAATTTGCAGTGCTTCCCGTGTTGTATAAGGACGGTGTCATGGACGCGGCCGTTCGTCCTGTATCTGTAAATCCTACTATGCAGGGTGTGATTGCACTTCTGGCTTTGGCTGCCAATGTGCTTTGTCTTGCAGCGGTTATCAAACGTGCAAAAGAGCAGAAAAAGAATCCGTACACCAACGAAATTTTTACAGATCAGAGAGATTTCAAGCTTGCTATGGCAAGAGCAGAAAAACAATAA
- a CDS encoding ASKHA domain-containing protein codes for MTGLCHKKYLKLTPPTEEDSRSAQVRILDELSDITDPVQFSMKALRQLSSVCVNADWEITVSLSWDGCKWLITNLETGDTSSNLYGLAVDLGSTTVVMQLLDCISGKVLAQTSVRNHQRDKGLEILSRIFFSKDNPEHLEELRQLTLKSILEGMENLKKHTGIEVHQCGAMVISGNNAMIHFLVGLDPFPIFSSPYAVWADQLGFYPAQELGLPLSCPVYLVPARANYLGGDITSGLIDVNIQEKEQIQVFFDVGTNGELVIGNKDFLLCGAGAAGPALEGEAVRTGMRATAGAVTDVKLQKGAFLLSTVDNLPPVGICGSGIVDLLAELYLNGWVDNKGHFVPDMSEKIAWQPKEQEYAVCYSPGLWFYESDIQEFLKAKAAASTMVEILLQQMGLCIQDVETFYMAGAFGVHINKKSAVTIGMYPDIPLERIQQAGNSSLNGAAKLLLNRNLIDKIPKLLSMMTYLQFGAVENFLHEMVAATAIPHTNLENYPSVEAERKKRMEEQKFTAST; via the coding sequence ATGACCGGACTATGCCACAAAAAATATCTGAAACTGACACCACCCACAGAAGAAGATTCCCGCTCTGCTCAAGTACGGATTTTAGATGAGCTTTCTGACATAACAGACCCTGTTCAGTTTTCCATGAAAGCGCTTCGGCAGCTTTCCTCTGTCTGTGTAAACGCAGACTGGGAAATTACAGTTTCTTTAAGCTGGGACGGCTGCAAATGGCTGATTACCAATCTGGAAACAGGTGATACATCTTCTAATCTCTATGGACTAGCTGTAGATTTAGGCAGTACCACAGTTGTCATGCAACTGCTGGACTGCATCTCAGGCAAAGTCCTGGCACAGACCAGCGTTCGGAATCATCAGCGGGATAAGGGATTGGAAATTTTGTCCCGGATATTTTTTTCCAAAGATAATCCTGAACATCTGGAAGAACTGCGTCAGCTCACCTTAAAAAGTATTCTGGAAGGTATGGAAAACCTGAAAAAGCATACGGGTATAGAGGTTCATCAGTGCGGCGCTATGGTTATCTCCGGCAACAATGCCATGATTCATTTTCTTGTTGGACTGGACCCATTTCCTATTTTTTCCTCTCCCTATGCTGTATGGGCAGATCAGCTTGGCTTTTATCCTGCACAGGAATTAGGACTCCCCCTCTCCTGCCCGGTCTATCTGGTTCCCGCAAGAGCAAACTATCTGGGCGGAGATATTACCAGCGGTCTGATAGACGTCAATATTCAGGAGAAAGAACAAATTCAGGTATTTTTTGATGTAGGAACAAACGGAGAACTGGTTATCGGAAACAAAGATTTCCTGCTCTGCGGCGCAGGCGCTGCCGGTCCTGCTCTGGAAGGTGAAGCCGTCCGTACCGGTATGCGGGCAACTGCCGGTGCTGTTACTGATGTCAAACTCCAAAAGGGCGCGTTTCTTCTCTCTACGGTAGATAACTTACCGCCTGTGGGCATCTGCGGTTCCGGAATTGTAGATTTACTTGCCGAATTATATTTGAACGGCTGGGTAGATAACAAAGGGCATTTTGTCCCTGATATGTCTGAAAAGATTGCCTGGCAGCCAAAGGAACAGGAATACGCTGTCTGCTACAGCCCCGGACTTTGGTTTTACGAATCCGATATTCAGGAATTTTTAAAAGCCAAAGCTGCTGCCAGCACTATGGTGGAAATTCTGCTGCAGCAAATGGGACTGTGTATTCAGGACGTTGAAACCTTCTATATGGCAGGGGCATTCGGGGTTCACATCAACAAAAAATCCGCAGTCACCATTGGCATGTATCCGGATATTCCCTTAGAACGTATTCAGCAGGCCGGAAACAGTTCCTTAAACGGCGCTGCAAAACTGCTTCTGAATCGAAATCTCATAGATAAAATTCCAAAGCTTTTATCTATGATGACCTACCTCCAGTTTGGTGCTGTAGAAAACTTCCTTCATGAAATGGTGGCTGCCACTGCGATTCCTCACACGAATCTGGAAAATTACCCCTCTGTGGAAGCAGAGCGGAAGAAACGTATGGAAGAACAAAAATTCACCGCTTCCACATAA
- a CDS encoding discoidin domain-containing protein: MIKKKRITKSLSLFMAMALCVGNIAPVEIKAEPATEERNVMAGLEPTTNADEGVLNPLAATDGNKSGSNLDSNNTKIVAGEETGTEDNGYAQWQPVYLEYDLGENYNLQEISLYRNTYDNAVSTFKDVKVEIATDEEFTDSSVVYETADVEETTENKGQAQIIDLPEGTEGRYLRVWGKGHYIQNTNSDWKGYSNGVLFNEIEAIATVPVTEPEPEPNPDPDPENPGTGEELVDANIMLGLQPTTNSTHKIVVGGPTVPQVLIQNPSSATDGIKAGSNDDSNNTKIIAGMESGGEDNGYAGWDHVYLQYDFGKVRDVKQIDLYRNTYDTAVSDFKNVKVELSDTEDFANSTVVFAESDYKETTDNKGQAQSIVLDAPVKAQYIRIWGKGTLYSEYK, translated from the coding sequence ATGATTAAAAAGAAAAGAATCACTAAAAGTCTTTCTCTGTTTATGGCAATGGCGCTTTGTGTGGGAAACATCGCTCCCGTGGAGATAAAAGCTGAACCGGCGACAGAAGAAAGAAATGTTATGGCGGGATTGGAACCCACCACAAACGCAGACGAGGGGGTATTAAATCCTCTTGCAGCTACAGATGGCAATAAATCAGGAAGCAATTTGGACAGCAATAATACAAAAATTGTTGCCGGAGAAGAAACGGGAACAGAGGATAATGGTTATGCTCAGTGGCAGCCGGTATATCTGGAGTATGACTTAGGGGAAAATTATAATCTTCAGGAAATTTCTCTTTATCGAAATACTTATGACAATGCAGTGTCTACTTTTAAAGACGTAAAAGTAGAAATTGCAACAGATGAAGAATTTACAGACAGCAGTGTGGTATATGAAACAGCAGATGTAGAGGAAACCACAGAAAATAAAGGACAGGCACAGATTATTGACTTGCCGGAAGGAACAGAGGGCAGATATTTGCGTGTCTGGGGAAAAGGGCATTATATCCAGAATACAAACAGCGACTGGAAGGGTTATAGCAACGGTGTTCTGTTTAATGAAATCGAAGCCATTGCAACCGTGCCTGTGACAGAACCGGAACCTGAGCCGAATCCGGATCCAGACCCGGAAAATCCGGGAACAGGGGAAGAACTGGTAGATGCCAATATTATGCTTGGATTACAGCCGACTACAAACAGCACACATAAAATTGTAGTAGGAGGTCCTACGGTTCCTCAGGTTCTGATACAGAATCCTTCCAGCGCAACAGATGGCATAAAGGCTGGAAGTAATGATGACAGTAATAATACAAAAATTATTGCAGGTATGGAATCAGGAGGAGAAGACAATGGATATGCAGGTTGGGACCATGTGTATCTGCAATATGATTTCGGAAAGGTAAGAGATGTTAAGCAGATAGACCTGTATAGAAATACTTATGATACAGCGGTTTCTGATTTCAAAAATGTAAAGGTAGAACTTTCAGATACAGAGGATTTTGCAAACAGTACAGTGGTATTTGCGGAGAGTGATTATAAGGAAACTACAGACAACAAAGGGCAGGCACAGTCCATTGTTTTAGACGCGCCTGTAAAAGCACAGTATATCCGTATCTGGGGAAAGGGAACACTATATTCAGAATACAAATAG
- the hypB gene encoding hydrogenase nickel incorporation protein HypB has product MKEFKVIEVKRSIFEDNDADAARLRQTLKKQKTFLLNLMSSPGAGKTSTLKRTISMLKDEMRIGVMEADIDSDVDAQTISETGAKAIQIHTGGMCHLDADMTRQGLLEFGTEDLDLVVLENVGNLVCPAEFDTGACKNAMILSVPEGQDKPLKYPLMFSVCDVVLINKTDVLPYFDFDMEKCREYIKERNPKAKVIPISAKTGEGFAEWTDWLRRETADWTGKEKQK; this is encoded by the coding sequence ATGAAAGAATTTAAGGTGATTGAAGTAAAACGAAGTATCTTTGAAGATAACGATGCAGACGCTGCCAGACTCAGACAGACATTGAAGAAACAGAAAACCTTTTTGCTGAACCTGATGTCTTCTCCCGGAGCTGGAAAGACCAGTACGCTGAAGCGAACCATTTCCATGCTCAAAGACGAAATGAGGATTGGGGTTATGGAGGCGGATATTGATTCTGACGTAGATGCACAGACTATTTCAGAAACCGGAGCCAAGGCGATACAGATTCACACCGGAGGCATGTGCCATCTGGATGCGGATATGACACGTCAGGGACTTTTGGAATTTGGCACAGAAGACCTGGATCTGGTTGTGCTGGAAAATGTGGGAAATCTGGTCTGTCCGGCAGAATTTGATACCGGGGCATGTAAAAATGCCATGATTCTGTCTGTGCCGGAGGGCCAGGATAAGCCCCTTAAATATCCTTTGATGTTTTCTGTGTGCGACGTAGTTTTGATTAATAAAACAGACGTGCTTCCGTATTTTGACTTTGATATGGAAAAGTGCAGGGAATACATAAAGGAACGTAATCCAAAGGCAAAAGTAATTCCCATTTCCGCAAAGACCGGGGAAGGATTTGCAGAATGGACAGACTGGCTGCGCCGGGAAACAGCGGACTGGACTGGTAAAGAAAAGCAGAAGTAA
- a CDS encoding glycoside hydrolase family 16 protein codes for MTPTNIEAITDGKADDNYAVHNSLGERWLQFEYRNSYFMKEIKFKLEKGTYKSVKISVSSAPTSEGEVVFNESNWTQGKDMTVIDLGEGKPGKYVRFTVNKEDNSPAKYSEIEIWATGKNFDESKPEYVAPESKYDTLVWSDEFNGDTVDETKWNIIDGMANHGAIYNRGAVSIKKDGENSYLAINSKNYETTEKLIEAVGWDQYQDQKLKDSVTWSSGRVESKDKFSFQFGRMAVRAKPNDSQGIWPAIWLLCQDETGHDEIDVLEYLGQDAWDAWTTNHFGILDENKASDGIATKNYEAWCQDFHVFEVEWDPEIIKFFIDGVQVHSTTTGKDDGRDGMHTRPMFAILETQVGDGWVGPVDYTKQETKQDSDYLIDWVRVYQTADQPVARFDNLESISGGKNDSYYIAPESHTDGLMELSDGEESYESKDNFYYGGQPRYEASRVAVKEGAKDQSLVYHIPEVKDVHLTAYYQTLEGVKFPSSVGDLKGESMRSSLKDGADLDFKIYASVDGADWTRFENVKVVNNFPEPNPSYARHTFDAYGLPEGTNYVKVEFPNYEGAEYTQKNGEVTKVKNTDIQLAKVTFLQEKDAAVPEPEPEPEAMLDFIKITQAPEKREYVEGEIFDAKGMQVTAIYSDGTEKDVTEAVSYSKEPLQVTDKEIEIFYTEKEVTKTAKQAIIVSKKDIPSPNPNPNPDQNPNPDQNPNPDQNPNPDPNPDDGDNGEEPQKGEILSVKISPDKAEMKAGESKEFTAEVETKGEVSKEVTWQIAGNKSKDTKIDENGKLTIGKDETAHEIKVKAVSRANSDKYGEAVVTVKKEADKKPGAKPSNPSKPSGSNKNPSGSSVKTGDEAQLALWGTVGLLAAGAILVLTIRKRKQH; via the coding sequence TTGACTCCAACCAATATTGAGGCGATTACAGATGGAAAAGCAGATGATAATTATGCGGTTCATAACAGCCTTGGAGAAAGATGGCTGCAGTTTGAATATAGAAACAGTTATTTCATGAAAGAGATTAAATTCAAACTGGAAAAAGGGACTTATAAATCTGTAAAGATATCCGTTTCCTCTGCGCCTACCAGTGAGGGTGAGGTTGTTTTTAATGAAAGCAACTGGACACAGGGAAAGGACATGACTGTCATTGACCTTGGAGAAGGAAAGCCCGGAAAATATGTCCGGTTTACCGTGAATAAAGAGGACAACAGTCCTGCGAAATATTCGGAAATTGAAATCTGGGCAACCGGAAAGAATTTTGATGAGTCCAAACCGGAATATGTTGCGCCGGAATCAAAATATGACACCCTGGTGTGGTCAGATGAATTTAACGGAGATACGGTAGATGAAACAAAGTGGAATATTATAGACGGAATGGCAAACCATGGCGCCATTTATAACAGAGGCGCTGTAAGCATTAAAAAAGACGGGGAAAACAGCTATCTGGCTATTAATTCTAAAAACTATGAAACAACAGAAAAGCTTATTGAAGCAGTAGGCTGGGATCAGTACCAGGATCAGAAATTAAAAGACAGTGTTACCTGGTCTTCCGGACGCGTGGAGTCTAAGGACAAATTTTCCTTCCAGTTCGGACGTATGGCAGTTCGAGCCAAACCAAATGATTCACAGGGAATCTGGCCGGCAATCTGGCTGCTGTGTCAGGACGAAACAGGACATGATGAGATTGACGTACTGGAATATCTTGGACAGGACGCATGGGACGCCTGGACCACAAATCATTTTGGGATTTTAGATGAAAATAAAGCTTCTGATGGCATTGCAACAAAGAACTATGAGGCGTGGTGTCAGGATTTCCATGTTTTTGAGGTAGAGTGGGATCCGGAAATCATAAAATTCTTTATTGACGGTGTGCAGGTGCACAGCACAACAACCGGAAAAGACGACGGTAGAGATGGTATGCATACCCGTCCGATGTTTGCGATTTTAGAAACACAGGTAGGAGATGGCTGGGTTGGACCTGTAGATTATACAAAGCAGGAAACCAAGCAGGACAGCGATTATCTGATAGACTGGGTAAGGGTATATCAGACAGCAGACCAGCCGGTTGCCAGATTTGATAATCTGGAGAGCATTTCCGGTGGGAAGAATGACAGCTATTATATTGCGCCGGAATCACATACAGACGGATTGATGGAATTATCTGACGGTGAGGAAAGCTATGAAAGCAAGGACAACTTCTATTATGGCGGTCAGCCAAGATATGAAGCCAGCAGAGTAGCGGTAAAAGAAGGCGCGAAAGACCAGTCCCTGGTTTATCATATACCGGAGGTTAAAGATGTACATCTGACCGCTTATTATCAGACTTTAGAGGGTGTGAAATTCCCTTCCTCAGTCGGGGATTTGAAAGGCGAATCCATGCGTTCTTCCCTAAAAGACGGAGCAGACCTGGACTTTAAGATTTATGCTTCTGTGGACGGAGCAGACTGGACAAGGTTTGAAAATGTAAAAGTTGTAAATAATTTCCCGGAACCAAATCCATCTTATGCAAGACATACCTTTGATGCATACGGCCTTCCTGAGGGAACAAATTATGTAAAGGTGGAATTTCCGAATTACGAAGGTGCGGAATATACACAGAAAAACGGAGAGGTTACGAAAGTTAAGAATACAGATATTCAGTTAGCTAAGGTGACATTCCTTCAGGAAAAAGATGCTGCAGTTCCGGAGCCGGAACCAGAACCGGAAGCAATGTTGGATTTCATCAAAATCACACAGGCACCGGAAAAGAGAGAATATGTTGAAGGTGAAATCTTTGACGCCAAAGGAATGCAGGTAACAGCAATCTACAGCGATGGAACAGAAAAAGATGTGACAGAAGCAGTAAGTTACAGCAAAGAGCCGCTGCAGGTAACAGATAAGGAGATAGAAATATTTTATACAGAAAAAGAGGTTACCAAGACAGCGAAACAGGCAATTATAGTGAGCAAGAAGGATATACCAAGTCCGAATCCAAACCCGAATCCAGACCAGAATCCGAATCCAGACCAGAATCCGAACCCAGACCAGAATCCAAACCCAGATCCCAATCCGGACGATGGCGATAATGGAGAAGAGCCTCAGAAGGGAGAAATCCTGAGTGTGAAGATTTCCCCGGATAAGGCAGAGATGAAAGCAGGAGAATCCAAAGAATTTACTGCAGAAGTCGAAACTAAAGGAGAGGTATCAAAAGAAGTCACCTGGCAGATAGCCGGAAATAAAAGCAAGGATACAAAGATTGACGAAAATGGAAAACTGACAATAGGAAAAGATGAAACTGCACACGAAATCAAAGTAAAAGCTGTTTCCAGGGCAAATTCCGACAAGTATGGAGAAGCAGTTGTAACAGTGAAAAAAGAAGCAGACAAGAAACCTGGTGCAAAACCATCAAATCCGTCAAAACCATCGGGAAGTAATAAAAATCCTTCCGGTTCTTCTGTAAAGACAGGAGATGAGGCACAGCTTGCATTGTGGGGAACCGTAGGACTTCTGGCAGCAGGAGCAATCCTTGTCTTAACTATCAGAAAAAGAAAACAGCATTAA
- a CDS encoding hydrogenase maturation nickel metallochaperone HypA gives MHELGVVFHVIKTVEEVAKENQLTEIEAVTLQLGEVSGVIESYLQNCWKWAVEKKSEILKESALVVETIPAVTFCEDCEKTYGTVEHGKICPYCGSERTYLQQGNEFFIKEISGC, from the coding sequence ATGCACGAACTTGGCGTTGTATTTCATGTAATTAAAACCGTGGAAGAGGTGGCAAAGGAGAACCAGCTCACAGAAATAGAAGCTGTAACCCTGCAGCTTGGGGAAGTTTCCGGTGTGATAGAATCTTATCTGCAGAACTGCTGGAAGTGGGCAGTTGAGAAAAAGAGCGAAATATTAAAGGAAAGCGCCCTTGTGGTAGAAACCATTCCTGCAGTTACTTTTTGCGAGGACTGTGAAAAGACTTATGGGACAGTGGAGCATGGGAAAATCTGTCCTTATTGCGGCAGCGAGCGCACCTATCTGCAGCAGGGAAATGAATTTTTTATAAAAGAAATAAGTGGGTGTTAA